GGCCCGGAGTCCAAGGTCTGGAGTCCAAAGCCCGGAGTCCAAGGCCCGGAAGCTCCAGACCCGGGACCTGCAAGGCCCAGAGTCCAAGGTCTGGAAGCTCCCAGGCCTGGGAGCTCCAAGGCCAAGGCCCGGAGTCCAAGGTCTGGGAGCTCCAAGACCCGGAGTCCAAGGCCCGGAGTCCAAGGTCTGGGAGCTCCAGACCCGGAGTCCAAAGCCCGGAGTCCAAGGCCCGGAAGCTCCAGACCCGGGACCTGCAAGGCCCAGAGTCCAAGGTCTGGGAGCTCCCAGGCTTGGGAGCTCCAAGGCCAAGGCCCGGAGTCCAAGGTCTGGGAGCTCCAGACCCGGAGTCCAAGGCCCGGAGTCCAAGGTCTGGGAGCTCCAGACCAGGGAGCTTCAAGGCCCGGAGTCCAAGGCCTGGGAGCTCCAAGGCATGGGAGCTCCAAGGCCCGGGAGCTCCAAGGCCCGGAGTCCAAGGCCTGGGAGCTCCAGGGCCCGGAGTCCAAGGCCCGGAGTCCAAGGCCTGGGAGCTCCAAGGCCTGGGAGCTCCAAGGCCCGGAGTCCAAAGCCCGGAGTCCAAAGCCCGGAGTCCAAGGCCTGGGAGCTCCAAGGCCCGGAGTCCAAAGCCCAGAAGCTCCAAGGCCCGGAAGCTCCAAGGCCCGGAAGCTCCAAGGCCCGGAAGCTCCAAGGCTCGGGAGCTCCAGACCCGGGAGCTCCAGACCCGGGAGCTCCAAGGCCCGGAGTCCAAGGCCTGGGAGCTCCAAAGCCCGGAGTCCAAAGCCTGGAAGCTCCAAGGCCCGAAGTCCAAGGCCCGAAGTCCAAGGCCCAGAGTCCAAGGTCTGGGGTCCAATCTTTCTTATGTCCACACTTCACCTCCATCTTTGATTTGCTGGTGTTGTTCAGCAGCCTCCTAAAGTAAAGCCAATAGTTAACgtcctgctggagctgatgaTTGTTATGGGAACACGCACGTATGACTACAagccaaacagtggatgagataCATTCGTTTATTTAATCAAacgtctgctctgctgcaggaactGGACAGGCAACAACTCAggcaaagcaaattaaaaaaattaaacgtTCTTCAAATGGAACCATTGCACATCAGGTGGAACACATGGAATCAAATACAAAAGGCAGAATCAATACGGAGTATGATGGTCATGGAAATATGTCCAGGTAAAACAAATCACCTATAATCTAGTCACGGTGGAAAAGGGCAGATTTGTACTCGAGCTGacaaacatgaacaaaacaacagcagagacgGTGAAAAACAAGGTTTCATGTGTGTGACTCAAGGCTCAGCGTCACTTCATTCGCCTCCATGCAGCGAACgagcagcagatgctgctggTCAGATTTAGTGTTAATCTGATAATCTTCAGCTTGTTTGGATGAAGGAACCAGGACACGTTGAATTCTTCTCTGCTCACGGGctcaaacagaaaacatcagaaaACGTTGCCTTCACTCGCGATCATAAAGCAACAACTACGAGGCCTCTTGTTTTGAAAGGCATGAAGGGAAGTGAGAGAACGTGAGTACAGGACACTGAAAGGGAGGATGCAGTCAGTCGTCCATCGTCGCTGACTCCAGATCAGTTTCACAGCACAGCGATCATGCAGCATgaaggaaaatgtaaaaatgttatGACTTAAATTTGTCGGCTAATAGAGACGTGGCTGGAAGCtgcgtgctgcgttcaggaaaCCGTTTTCACAGTCTCGGTTTTAAAACTCTAAACTTCATAAAAGGAAtcattaaaaagaaaaccacatTTCCCAGGGAGCCCAGTGTAATCACCCAATCATCAGTGGTGCAGAGGAACCAACCTCCAGCGAGGGGCAACGTACGGGAGCCTGCCCTGTTCTGCATTTTAAGCTAAATAAAGTGGTCTCTTACACTGGATAGGATGGGATGTTCTCACTTTCTGATGCACCACATAAACACACCTCCAAACGCTCCCATCTTCCCGTTAGCCTGGTTtaaatgtgaaagtgaaaagaGACAAGGAGCGTCCTGATTTAACTCCTGCTGCGTTCAAGTCAAATAGGATTCTCTGTTATTCCCATGGCACCTGAacgcagcagaaaaacaaaagtacGTAGTAAAGGAACTTTGAGCTGATTTAGTTCCAAACTTCTCTTCTCTCTGGAAATGAACCGGACGGGGTGGAAGGCCCAGGGCGaccggtgcattgtgggtattgTAGTGTTGTCTAGGAGATGGCCTTGGCCTCAGGTAAGAAGGCCTCCCAGTACTTTATGAGctgcaggaaaaaggaaaatagaATCACGGCCCCTGTAGCTTGGTCTGGTTTAGCTGTGAAGCCAAATTGAACTTCGGCCTGTCTACGTAAACAATCAACCACTTAACGTTTGCCAAATGGTGGAGAGAGGTAttttacctgctgctgtgtctgaacCAGCGACTCCAGGTATTTGATGATAATCGTCTTAAAGTCCTTCACTCGTTCTTTCTGTAGAATGAAGACAAGACACTTTAGGACCCATGAAGCAGTCGGACACTTCAGGCTGCTCTCATCCGGACTCTCACCTCAAACCTGCTGACCTCTTTGCGGATGGTTTTGGAGACTTGTTCgaagtctctctctccttgttgcaccttcatctccagctggaaaacacacaaataacttatatattatatatattttataagtAATTTTTAGGTGTTTGATCTATTCGGATTCTTTGTGCTCAACTCTTCAAGAGACCTGAACCACCTGAAGTGTTACGTTAACATTGGTaagatttatattttcctgttAAActtaaaaatctttttgttgtggccaacaaacattttacattactAAATGTGTGGTTTCAACTTAGTTTAagtgaagtttaaaaaaaattcaaaattcaaaattTAAAGAACTTTATTAAGGTTAAATCATAGAATCAAAAATATTACAGagtaaaaaatacaacaaattaaatatgaaaactgTGAGAATAAAATGGTGCaatgaagcaaataaaaaggTACGAAGCAGGTGGGTGGTGACAGACAGAcgttcagacagacagacagtcagacagacggtCAGACAGACGGTCAGACAGAcggtcacacagacagacggtcacacagacagaccgTCAGACAGAcggtcagtcagacagacagacagacagacagacagacagacagtcagacagtcagacagtcagacagtcagacagacagttagacagACAGGCGGGCTCGTCCTACCTCCTCAATCTCCTGGTTGAAGGAAAGCATGGCAGGGAAAATGCAACATATTTTAagaggctggaaaaaaaaccttCAGAGCTTCCAAAATCATGGAGGAAGATCCAAACATGAGCAAACACGAGGAAAAGCAAAAGCACTGAATAGAAACTAAAACCTTGCTCAAACACTAAAAGTGTCTGAATAAAGTCAGTGATGAGAATTAGTTTGTTtatgaagcagagcagcagctacaAAGTTGGACAATGTGGTTGAGCTGATGTTTTTATCACTTTTTATCTTGTAAACCCTGAACCTGGTGAATTGTTGAAGCTGTGAACATCTGGACCCgaccgagcagctgctgctgttccgtGTGGCGCCCACAGGGGGCAGCGCCGCTCAGGGGTCCACATCATCACGAACCGGAGCTCATTAAGCCCACGATGCTGAACGTTTGGCTGAAGCTGTAAAATCAGTCGCCTCCTtcagaccggaccggaccggaccagaACCTGCAAGGCCTTGTCCACGTCCACCTCCTCGTCTGGAGTAAAAGTGGTTCTTCTTCTGACAGGCGGCAAAACTCTCGTCGACTCCAAATAAATGTTGGTTGCAACTCTACTGCGGTGTCGGTGTGCGGCTCCTGACAGCCTCCCCCGAACCGGGGCctgacggcggcgccgctccggCGCCCGGACCCGACTGGGCTCTGACAGACGGGAGGAATTTGTGGGGTGACAGCTTCAACACGCGCGCTAATAAAGTGCTTCTCTCTCTCGTTTGTCGTTCGCGTGCAGCCGGCGAAGCCGCAGAAAACAACGTCCACGTAGCAGAAAAGTTTTCACATGACTGAGCTGTGAAGGAGCGCTCGTTTCATCTGactggacgcagcagcagcgagaggagacaggaagcgcAGCGCATCCAGGACGCTGCTGTGATTCACTGCTTCAAAGCACTTATGGACACTTTCAACTTCTGGATCATCACTTAGTTTAGAGCGGAACAGGTTGACTGACAGGCGGCGGGTGTGAggagcctccctccctcccaccttACCCCCCCTTaacctccctctcccccccatCTTTTCGTACCTTCCCTcttacctccctccctctcctcccacctccttctctccctccctccctctttcacaTGAGAGGGAGGtcatgtctctctcctctcacctccttccctccctccctcacttccctccttccttccctaccctcctctcacctcttctctccctcctcacctcAATCTTTCCTTACCTTCCCTCttacctccctcccccctccctctctcctcccacctccttctctctctctctctcttaccttgctctcacctccctcctcttttctctccttccctccctctctctcttttccttccttccctccattcctctcacctccctccctccttcccttcctctcccctcAATCTTTCCATACCTTCCCTCCCTTAAtcctcccacctccttctccccccctcttaacttcctctcatctccctccctctttttctctcctctctccttcctccctctcacctCCATCTTTGCTtaccttccctccctctcttctcccctccctctctccacccacctccttctctccctccctccctatTACCTTCctctcaccttcctccctcctcctcccctacctccctccatccctctctcacctccttGATCTCTTCCTTGGCCTGTTGGAGCTTGTCTGGTTTGTTGGTGAACTGCAGTTTGGCTTCTGCTTCTCGTTTTTTCTGCAGGAGCATCTGAGCATCCTGCCACTTCTGCCACGTCTTCATGCGATGGTCGAACacaccctgaaacacacaggcTCTCAGTCAGACCCTGGACCACGGCCCGGCCTGGTGTCTGGCTCCAGCAGCGGCTCGTACCTTGACGGCGGTGATGAGGCGGACGTAGTCTCCCAGCAGCTCAGAGAAGAGGTAGAAGTCTGCGTTGGCCTGGTCCTGGTGCAGCTGGtcgatcttctcctccacctcggcCAACTGGGACAGGGCCCGGGACAGCGCCGTGTGGTCCTCGCTGTTccccaacatggccgccgaCTTGGCGAACTGCGCCGTGTTCACCGACAGctctgaggacagagagggcGTCAGTGGAGCATGAAAGCGGGCGGCTGCGTTGCGTTCACGTTCGTGGCCCCGCGCTCACCTTTGCGGTGGCAGACCAGCGCCTCCACGCTGCCGTGGAGCTTCCTCAGCTGAACGTCCAGGTTctcaaaatgctgctgcttctcctcgaACCACTGCAACAAGAAGCTGAGTCAGGGTtgcgtgcggcggcggcggcggcggcggcgcgtggcTCCACTCACCGCGTCCGACTCGTTCATCTTGATAGTCATCTTGTTGACGGCGTCCGCTGCCTTGTTGACCATCCGCAGCAGCCCGGCGCTGCTCAAGGCCTGGGTGCTGACGGCCCGAGGCAGCTAGAGAAGCGGCCCACAGGCAGAACCACTGGTTAAACTGGGAACCGCCACACATCCACTTAAACACTTGGATTCTTTTCTCTCTATAGCATCAATACATTTTTCCTCTTAAAGCTAAACTGCTTCAGGTTCAAGCAGATTTAATGGCTTCGCTTTAAGTGAACGGCCTCTAACCGCGGCAGCGGCTCTGAAAACAGGCtcatttttcttcattttgcaAAAGTTTACTTTTTTCCTGGAGCCCCCCCGTCTCATTTAGCAGGAGCGGCAGGAGCGGGGGACGGCTCGGTCCCCGGGGcccagctgatggagggaccgggctAAATGAGTGGAGCTGGGGGGTAAAAATAGCTTTCAATCGCAGCCTGGTGCCATTTGTCCCCAGCCGCTCGTCCCCTCCACTGGTCGTGTTCCATTAAGCAGCCGGACGGAGCGACACGCTCGGTCAAGCGTCAGAGCGATTCATCTGTTAATTCTGTGACACGGCTCCATTTATTCGGGCCCAGTCCTACAAACGGTTCAGAGGGAGGAACACAATGAAATGTTGCAGCGGATTTAGAGGCAGTGGACgctgaggagcaggaacaggaaacGCCACAGGCCCTAAAAGCCTCAGGCAGTTTTTCAGGCGAGGTCCGGCTCTGAGCCACAGACTCGGAGGTTTGACCTCGCCGGGTCGTTTGGCTGGAAAACTGAGTTTTCGGAGTCGGGGTGTGTGTTTTGTCCCAGATGAGTTCACAGCTCGTCTCTGCTGTTCACACATGGAGGCGTTGCCTGGCTCAGGTCATTTCAGCCTTTGAGAATGCACCTCAGATGCTGATTCACAGCAGAGACGCTGGAGGAATCAAAGCCTTCCATGCAGACATTACTGCAGCCTTCACCCGAGGAGCCACCGCCGCTAACAGACGATGAGGCCTCGTCACAAACAGGAGCCCTCCCAGGCGCCACTACTTCACTACttcacctctcctctctcctcagcatTAAAATAGAAGCATTGGTTTATTTACATCTGAGCTCTCCAGAAACTGCAGCACGTCAGGATCCTTCAGCAGAACCGGGTGCTTCACTGTTCTCATCAGGTACCTGGaacacagacaccagctcagAGTCACTGCTTTGAGTCAAGAAAAGACTGAATATTAATTTATTCaagcaaaagaataaaaaaattgtattacatttaaaaaattcACATCACAAcctaaacaaaaacatgttaaatgtcATATTACAACTAGTTGAACACAACATATATTAAAGATAGTCAGAACAGAAACCTTTGAGCCTGATACTGTACGTCTGTGAATAATGAGTGAGAGCAGTCATACAGAAGCTTATTGACACTGGCTTCACTAATTATTTATTCTGATGTGTTAATTTCAACCTTATCGATTTTAAAATCCAGCTTCTGATTCTGCTGTTAACTTGCAAAAATTATCATAAATGTAAATTTAGAATGGTGATtaacctggtgtgtgtgtgtgtgtgtgtgtgtgtgtgtgtgtgtgtgtgtgtgtgtgtgtgtgtgtgtgtgtgtgtgtgagtgtgtctgtgtgtgtgcgcacgcccATCAGTGTGGAGTTCTGCAGTGCTGAACTCCATCAGCTGTCACTCGCTGACcttcctgtcaatcaaacaccaGGAGAAAAGGGCAGCTGAATGTCAGCCCCGCCCTTCACCGCTCACAATTCAACACACACTCAGGAACATGCATGTTGTGATAATGACGTATCTAATATTTGTGGTTCAACCTTTTGGCCTCAACcagtttttttcctttctctacAGTAACACTTCCTTTTCTCGCTGCCTGGGTAGTGTGGCAGCATCGAGACAAAGGAGAAGACTGAAGAACCAACGGGACGGCATGagaaggggtcaaaggtcaaccacTCTGAGCCCAGCAGTGTTTACACATGCAGGTGTGCTTCTACCTCTCCAGCGCCGACCTCCTCTTCTCCACGAACTCGTTGGACGACTGATCCTCCTTCCCCACCTTCACCTTGGTCATCCCTGCAGACGGAGGAGCGGCGTCACGCGTTTGTGCCTCTAGCTGTGAATGTTGCAGTCTGCGCCGGTGCACCGCCTTACTTACCCACAATGCTTTTCTCTGGCGCCGGGGGGACGATGATGTAGCCTATGTGCAGGTACTTGGAGGCCAGCTTACTGTGCAGACCCAGAAAGTCACTGAAACGTCGCTTTACTGAAAACTCGTTCCGCTTAAACACAGACATGGACGTCTGGGCGAGcaacagaggaggggagagagagagagagagagacctgatTACGGTGTCATACCATCAGAGTTTTCATTTAACAATGAAGAGTGACAATAATTACAGGTTTTTCCTAATGTGGTCTGTCTTGTAGGTTTCATACATTGCAAGTTAGGATTCAGAAAAACTTGCTCTGACTCGTCCCAGGTGAATGTGCAGCTCATTGTGATCGTAACTCTCACCTTGGTCGTCACCTTGTAGGCCATGAAGGCGTTCATCCCGTCACCTGCAACACACCCACAGCGTTTACAGCAGGCACCAGTTTCTCTACtcaaacactgaacacagaGCTGGTAAATCTGGTTCAGGTCATCAACGTCTTCCTCgggtttctctctgtttgtaTAAAGGAGCTGACTAGTTGCTTCACTGAAGCTGAATTCGTCCCTGTTCTTTTTCCCAAAGACATTGTGGTTGCAGTGACTCGTCAGCGCCTCTAGGGGGCGATGACGCCACAGCGTCAGTCACCGCAGGAGCCAATGCCGATGCAAAGCTCTCAAGAGGCTACTGGTTTTTCTGACACTCACCAACTTTCTCAGGGTCAGACACTGATATGTGTATGTCAAATGAGtcgccgccctcctcctcttcaatcTGCACCGAACAGGAAGCACAGTCTCAGTCACAGgttgtggatgtgtgtgatgAGGTACACTTACCTGGAGAGGGATTTCTACCCTTTAAAATATAACATGTCTGACAGCACGgcggcagtgtgtgtgtgtgtgtgtgtgtgtgtgtgtgtgtgtgtgtgtgtgtacctcgtCAAAGGATGAGTGTGTGAACAAGTCGTCGTGGCCAATGTGAGGACCGATGACGCaggtggggggggtgatgggggtgATGGCGGGCGACGGGCCGTCAGACAGCAGAACGTCTCTCTCCGGACTGTCCAGAGAAACCTCCTCTGTGGCCTCTGCAACAAAGAGACACCGCACTGATCGGCTTGatttcatcgtgtgtgtgtgtgtgtgtgtgtgtgtgtgtgtgtgtgtgtgtgtgtgtgtgtgtgtgggtgtgtgagtgtgtgtgtgtgtgtgtgtgtgtgtctgtgtgtgtgtgtctgcgtggtgtgtggtggtgtgtgcgtgtctgtgtgtggttgtgtgcgtggtgtgcgtgcgtgtgtgtgtgcgtgtgagtgtgcgtggTGCGTgtggtggtgttgtgtgtggctgtgtgtgcgtgcgtgtgtgtgtctgtgtgtgtgtgtctgtgtgagtgtgcgtgcgtgtgtgtgtgtgtctgcgtgtgtgcgcgtgcgtacCTGCAAACAGGTCATCGGGGTCGTCATCAAACAGCGAGTCTTGTTTGGGTCCATTTGAGTTGGTGCTGATGTCCTGAGCCGGCAGACTGGCTGGTCCtgactgtccacacacacaaacatgtcagtGTCGTTACGTGGGACCACTTCCCTCCACGCTGTCTCGGCT
Above is a window of Betta splendens chromosome 9, fBetSpl5.4, whole genome shotgun sequence DNA encoding:
- the LOC114863015 gene encoding translation initiation factor IF-2-like; translation: MQGPESKARSPRSGSSKARSPRPGVQSPESKARKLQGPESKVWSPKPGVQGPEAPDPGPARPRVQGLEAPRPGSSKAKARSPRSGSSKTRSPRPGVQGLGAPDPESKARSPRPGSSRPGTCKAQSPRSGSSQAWELQGQGPESKVWELQTRSPRPGVQGLGAPDQGASRPGVQGLGAPRHGSSKARELQGPESKAWELQGPESKARSPRPGSSKAWELQGPESKARSPKPGVQGLGAPRPGVQSPEAPRPGSSKARKLQGPEAPRLGSSRPGSSRPGSSKARSPRPGSSKARSPKPGSSKARSPRPEVQGPESKQPPKVKPIVNVLLELMIVMGTRTYDYKPNSG
- the LOC114861929 gene encoding sorting nexin-2-like → MADAANPPPLQTDFQELEDGEDLFPEPSATQESGPASLPAQDISTNSNGPKQDSLFDDDPDDLFAEATEEVSLDSPERDVLLSDGPSPAITPITPPTCVIGPHIGHDDLFTHSSFDEIEEEEGGDSFDIHISVSDPEKVGDGMNAFMAYKVTTKTSMSVFKRNEFSVKRRFSDFLGLHSKLASKYLHIGYIIVPPAPEKSIVGMTKVKVGKEDQSSNEFVEKRRSALERYLMRTVKHPVLLKDPDVLQFLESSDLPRAVSTQALSSAGLLRMVNKAADAVNKMTIKMNESDAWFEEKQQHFENLDVQLRKLHGSVEALVCHRKELSVNTAQFAKSAAMLGNSEDHTALSRALSQLAEVEEKIDQLHQDQANADFYLFSELLGDYVRLITAVKGVFDHRMKTWQKWQDAQMLLQKKREAEAKLQFTNKPDKLQQAKEEIKELEMKVQQGERDFEQVSKTIRKEVSRFEKERVKDFKTIIIKYLESLVQTQQQLIKYWEAFLPEAKAIS